The Musa acuminata AAA Group cultivar baxijiao chromosome BXJ3-6, Cavendish_Baxijiao_AAA, whole genome shotgun sequence region ctgcccgcctgcgccgtgccccTCGGTCGCACGTTGTCCGAGACCCCGATCTCTGTTCGGCTTCCCGactgagttgtgcacctcggccccatgttgctCGAGACACGCTCGTGCGGCTAGCTCGCCTGCGCCGCGCTCCTCGGGTCCgcatgaccagcccacctgaagtaagaagccatgcatcggaccccctgcgtacaacaaccgacgcatagctcctttccgggaggggaatatgataagggtaaaaatggcgacgTAATGCACCCTGACGTCAGCCATACCTGgatgacacactgcccgaggaagtGGGCATTAACGCCGACTTGATATGCGCCAGCGTCACCCGCTCCCAATCAACGACTCCACCGTCTGACCCTGCGCGCTCAGCCGAGGCAGAGGGGGAcgtcgaccgaggctcgcccataccctgcagcagccggTTCTCTACGCaatcccagtggcaatgtcagacgtcatcggaggtacgatcctgctcctgcaggcagccacatcaggtaacattaaactcatctataaataccccagagttctaaacgaaaagGGGGGGGGGAAGACAGACACAACACATATAGAGGCACTCCCTCTTCCAAAACCCTCTCTACGTCACTgacttgattgtcggaggggtcgggccgagcttccgacccgacctgtgtgcaggtgcaagaCGACGTCGCCTCTTCCCGATGCTACGACAAAGCCCTCCACCCGACGCGACATCCCGACCGGACCCCCGTAATCGGCTACCCAGAGACCGTAAGGAACGCCACacaagatccccgccattcggacccccgaacaagCCGCGttgaccccgaggccacggctaaaaaagttgtttacaccaacactaACACTAAGGATGGAATGCATTGAAATCATAAACAAAATCGGAATATGATGTCGCTGGTTAGTTTGACATGAAAGCAAAAttagaataataaaattatctatagaAAGAGATCAAATcacacaaaagaaagaaaatagcCATAAAAAGTTAGCTCCTGACTTAGATTTTGACACTCAAGTAATCATTTAATTGTTTTAAATAATTACAAGTATAATTAACAACATTTATAACTAATTACGTGATTGCAAGCATGcatactattttttatttatgtttcgAATTTAGCCATCCAAAATACTCAAATTTCGTTTTTAGTCAAGCTGAATCTTTTTTCAAATGGTAAATAGTGAGGATGAGATTCAATCCTTTGAATCTCAACCAATTAAGCTAGCTATcatcttaaaaaattattaaatactaCTTTAAATCCTCAACCCATAATAAGTATGATAAATCACCtatagattaatattttaaatataaaatattatgactCCAAAGGGCTAATAGTCCTTTTATATCGAGTCCTCTCAGTACCCTAATACTAATCGTCCCTGATGATTGATCTATTAACTTCGTTAAATCTTAATAACTAGCTCAAAatacttaaattaaaattaacaatAATATACTCATTCGATAAATCcctataaattttatttaatctTACCTATAAATTTATCTTAATCTTAACTCATATgaaactaataaaaatattacaaTTGAAACTTCCGTGTAACTTTAAACTTAAGGGAATCTCGTACGTCAttagattaatatattttaaatataaaatatttatcgatAAATGAGTCCGGTACCTTCTCGTTGGTATTTCTCTCAACCTTGATCGCCGAGTCCGACCTAACCAGATCGGACTATTCTAACTCGACTCCCCTCATGGAAGCGACAGAGACGGCCCACATGGGAAACACGCGGCCTTCTCTAGACCGCCAACCTTTACTTGCCTTTCCCTTTCACCTCCACCCTTTTCTCGCTCGGTGGATGCGTCGGTTGTCCACAACCTAATCGAATTATTGCGCGGTGGAAGTAGGAGAGTTTTTCCACACCGGTGAAGATAATGCGGCATCTGTACATATCGCAGTTTCGTGTTCTGACCGCGGCTGGGATTGATATGTCTAAGTGGGGCGTCTCATTCAACTTGGTCGTCGGATTCATAGGTGAGTTCCTTCACTCACCCAGATTTACGAACACTTGGTGTGAATGAGTCGACCAACCGCCACTAGTGAGCCACACACACAACGCGCGTCCCCCACGACCCAACTGacccaaaacaaaaacaaaactgcgCCACCACATACTGTACAAATTCCTCCCAATTCATGCTATCTTTAGAGAGCTGAGAACCGCCAGATACCACACCGACCACCGCTGTTCGAGGCTAAAGAAGGAAGAGACGACGGTTTTGGATTTTGTCTAACCGAACCCGTCAGCGTGAGCCAAACAAGATCCTTCTTCTTCGCCTTCGCCGTCTCGAATCGAATTAGGGTTCTGAAATCAGGGGAGGAGAGATGCTACAGGGGTGGAAAAAGTACCTGTTTCACTCCAAGGAGGGTGGCGATGGCGGTGGCGGGGGAGTGCGGTGGGGTAGGATCAGCGCTTCCGTTTGCTTTCTCGTCCTCCTCTCCTTGGCCTTCGTTTGCTTCTCCGCCTTTTATTCCGGAGACTACGGGTGGTCGGCCGCTACCGCCAACATCGGACTCGGCCCCGCCGCTGAAGCCGCGGCAGCTGTTGCCGACCCCTCGCCGACCAATCTCTCCCACATCGTCTTCGGCATCGGGGGGTCGGCGCGCACGTGGAGCCGGCGGCGGGGGTACAGCGAGCTGTGGTGGCGGCCGGGAGTGACACGGGGCCACGTGTGGCTCGACAAGGCGCCGCCCGAGGGGGCGTGGCCGGCCATGAGCCCACCGTACCGAGTGTCCGCGAACGCGTCCCGGTTCCGGGAGCGGGCGTCGGCGTCGCGGATAGCGCGGATCGTGGCGGAGTCGCAGCGGCTGCACGCCGGGGACGCTGGGGTTCGGTGGTTCGTGATGGGGGACGACGACACCGTCTTCTTTGTGGACAACCTGGTGGCCATGCTGGGGAAGTACGACCACGAGGAGATGTACTACGTGGGCGCGCCGTCGGAGAGCGTGGAGCAGGACGTGATGCACTCGTACGGCTTGGCGTACGGCGGCGGAGGGTTCGCGGTGAGCGCCCCAGCAGCGGCCGAGCTAGCCCGAGCCCTCGACGGGTGTCTCGACCGCTACGCCCAATTGTACGGCAGCGATCAGCGGGTGCACTCCTGCTTGAGCGAGCTCGGCGTGCCGCTCACTCGCGAGCCTGGATTCCACCAAGtaagcttcctcttcctctcgtaATTAAAATTGcttactcatatatatatatatatatatatatatatatatatatatatatatatatatatatatatatatatatatatatatatatatatatatatatatatatatatatatatatatatatactcgtaCTCTACTCTTCTTGCGTTCACAAGAAAACGGAAAAAATCAAACAAGCAATGCAGAAAAATTgttctaaatttatttttaaaaagattTATTAGTTTATTGGAGAAAAACAAGGTGGTGCTGATGTCAGAGATTGTCTAAGCAATTGGTGTGGAAATGCCTTGAACTCAAAGGAGTCTCAGTCATGGTCCTCTTCAATTATTGTACAATTCCAGTTGTGACGATCCCACCAGTGGAACAGAGAAGCTTCGGACCCCAAA contains the following coding sequences:
- the LOC103988895 gene encoding uncharacterized protein LOC103988895: MLQGWKKYLFHSKEGGDGGGGGVRWGRISASVCFLVLLSLAFVCFSAFYSGDYGWSAATANIGLGPAAEAAAAVADPSPTNLSHIVFGIGGSARTWSRRRGYSELWWRPGVTRGHVWLDKAPPEGAWPAMSPPYRVSANASRFRERASASRIARIVAESQRLHAGDAGVRWFVMGDDDTVFFVDNLVAMLGKYDHEEMYYVGAPSESVEQDVMHSYGLAYGGGGFAVSAPAAAELARALDGCLDRYAQLYGSDQRVHSCLSELGVPLTREPGFHQLDIRGDAYGLLAAHPVAPLVSLHHLDYLAPITPRGGDRLGALRTLMDAARLDPARILQQCFCYEAQRGFAWSVSVSWGYTVQLYPRVLAANDMEVPLRTFKTWRSFGDGPFTFNTRQVAPDRPCDRPLLYFLSSVKKKNGQDGSGSTMSEYSRYREEEDGRCKGLPGYGAALKVETVKVFAPKMDPAAWRRAPRRQCCRTRRSWWGRSLEVRIRNCRPGEITSPPQV